One window from the genome of Nicotiana sylvestris chromosome 9, ASM39365v2, whole genome shotgun sequence encodes:
- the LOC138877380 gene encoding uncharacterized protein, which produces MEVYIDDMLIKTQHSGDHISHLSDTFQILRKFNMKLNPKKCAFGGASALKKQDQFEWSKESQQALKNLKTYLSNPPLLAKPKTGERLHIYLAVSEVAVSAVLVREDQDFVADFSQGIQLEAEKELQVFNGSNTGIWTLFTDGSSNVKGASLGIVLVPPKGETIRQTIKCHSITNKSDSPLVVNQMLGTYTARKARMQQYLEKVRDLVRQFQTWKVMQISRDENVEADSLANLASTADGTINENVSVIHLFHSVLDPDKNEYGTVPEDKKKAHALQKRCSILFKARQSLSKNVRWSLSKVPRAFTDGICNERNTRGALWKSRRRKITGAQITEFLQSWQIKRITSTPYHLVGNGQAQSTNKVIINNLKKRLEKSKSNWAELLAGVLWAYRTTIKTSTGETPFSLVYGAEALITVEIGEPSTRFTQVSGESNGEEMRMNLDLLEGKREASLIRMAVQKQVIERYYNRKARLRFFKIGDFVFKKVFQSTKAANAGKLSPTWGNTLQDSWYCRKRSIRAGNDRWQDTTFALECHSTKEILFLRNNHGQEKDQMRETIKCSRLHISTLKHLGDYIIYVFKEGKELEIIKGQA; this is translated from the exons ATGGAGGTTTACATAGATGACATGCTCATTAAAACTCAACATTCAGGggatcatatatcacacttgtctgataCGTTTCAGATCTTGCGAAAAttcaatatgaaattaaatccgaagaaatgtgcatttggtggtgcatcag ctcttaaaaagcaagatcaatTCGAATGGTCTAAGGAAAGTCAGCaggcactcaaaaatttgaagacatacCTGTCAAATCCGCCATTACTCGCAAAACCAAAGACCGGGGAAAGATTGCACATCTACCTTGCTGTCTCAGAAGTAgcagtaagtgctgttttagtccgtgaagaccaag attttgtggctgattttagccaaggaatACAATTGGAAGCAGAAAAGGAATTACAAGTGTTCAACGGCTCTAATACGggaatttggaccttatttactgatggtTCCTCTAATGTGAAGGGTGCAAGTTTGggaattgttttggtaccacctaagggtgaaaccattcgacaaaccattaaatgtcattctataactaacaaaaGCGATTCACcgctcgtagttaatcaaatgttggggacttatacgGCCAGGAAAGCACGGATGCAGCAGTACTTAGAGAAGGTACGGGATCTGGTCAGGCAAttccaaacctggaaagttatGCAAATATCAAGAGATGAAAATGTTGAGGCGGATTCCCTAGCCAATCTCGCATCTACAGCAGACGGGACAATCAATGAAAATGTTTCcgtaattcatttgtttcattcagtgctcgatccagacaaaaatgag TATGGAACCGTCCCTGAAGACAAGAAAAAAGCTCATGCGCTTCAAAAAAGgtgctcgatattgtttaaagcaaggcaatctttatcgaaaaatgttcgaTGGTCCCTTAGCAAAGTGCCTCGGGCCTTCACAGAcggaatatgtaatgagagaaatacacgtggggcattgtggaaatcacggcggaggaagatcactg GCGCACAAATTACAGAGTTTTTgcaaagttggcagatcaaaaggattacatccacaccttatcatctggtgggtaatggacaagctcagtcaacaaacaaagtcattatcaacaatttaaagaagcgtTTGGAGAAGTCCAAAAGTAATTGGGCAGAATTGTTagctggtgttttatgggcataccgcacaacaataaaaacaagcacgggagaaacaccattttcattggtttatggagctgaagctttaattacagttgagataggagagccaagCACAAGGTTTACACAAGTGTCAGGAGAGTCTAATGGCGAAGAAATGCGCATGAATCTTGatctacttgaaggaaaaagggaagcttcattaataagaatggcagtacaaaagcaggtcatagaacgatactacaatcgaaaagcacgcctaagattcttcaagattggggatttcgtgttcaaaaaggtttttcaatctacaaaggCAGCCAATGCGGGGAAATTGAGTCCAACCTGGGGAAACACCCTACAGGATTCATGGTattgcaggaaaaggagcatacgagctggaaatgatagatggcaagatactaccttcgcaCTGGAATGCCATTCAActaaagagatactatttctaaggaataaccacggtcag gaaaaggatcAAATGAGAGaaacaatcaagtgctcgagacttcatatttcaacgctcaaacacttgggggactatataatatatgtGTTTAAGGAAGGAAAAGAATTGGAAATAATCAAAGGTCAAGCATGA